Proteins found in one Paraburkholderia caballeronis genomic segment:
- the cyoD gene encoding cytochrome o ubiquinol oxidase subunit IV, with amino-acid sequence MKKMPQSSSHDASHDTLHAASHGSLKGYVTGMVLSLVLTLASFAAVMTDAVPRGYGLAAIVVLCVAQLLVQLVYFLHLGTARDQRSNVGIFICTGFLIAVIVGLSLWVMHNANVNMMPTQMSVDRAMAHD; translated from the coding sequence ATGAAAAAGATGCCTCAATCCTCGTCCCATGACGCTTCCCATGACACGCTGCACGCGGCGTCGCATGGCAGCCTGAAGGGCTACGTGACCGGCATGGTGCTGTCGCTCGTGCTGACGCTCGCGTCGTTCGCCGCGGTGATGACCGACGCGGTGCCGCGCGGTTACGGCCTCGCCGCGATCGTCGTGCTGTGCGTCGCGCAGCTCCTGGTGCAACTGGTGTACTTCCTGCACCTGGGCACCGCGCGCGACCAGCGTTCGAACGTCGGCATCTTCATCTGCACCGGCTTCCTGATCGCGGTGATCGTCGGGCTGTCGCTGTGGGTGATGCACAACGCGAACGTGAACATGATGCCGACGCAGATGTCGGTCGATCGGGCGATGGCGCACGACTGA
- a CDS encoding sll0787 family AIR synthase-like protein, which yields MNGVLNVAALAGRLRASRGFAHKTDIAEVVASLARGLPHGAADLAQAVAVGDDCAAIREPGGDGYLLFAIEGLVADFVAAMPWFAGYSGVMVNVSDIYAMGGRPLAVVDALWSDGVDAGRDVLAGIAAASVAYGVPVVGGHSNARSAQPQLAVAILGRARRLLSSFNARPGDRLLMAVDLRGRYEEPFPFWNASVGSPAERLRGDLELLPELAESGLCDAAKDISMAGALGTALMLLECSEAGATIDLDAIPRPDGVESEADFERWLTAFPSFGFLLSVRNEHADAVIERFHARSLACASIGVVDASREVRIEARGASAPLWNFRDAAFIVAPPVDTPASAPHTPRAHAGAS from the coding sequence GTGAACGGCGTCTTGAACGTCGCGGCGCTGGCGGGGCGGCTGCGCGCGAGCCGCGGTTTCGCGCACAAGACCGACATCGCGGAGGTGGTCGCGTCGCTCGCGCGCGGGCTGCCGCATGGCGCGGCGGATCTCGCGCAGGCGGTCGCGGTCGGCGACGACTGCGCGGCTATTCGCGAGCCGGGCGGCGACGGTTATCTGCTGTTCGCGATCGAAGGGCTGGTCGCGGATTTCGTCGCCGCGATGCCGTGGTTCGCGGGCTACAGCGGCGTGATGGTGAACGTCAGCGACATCTATGCGATGGGCGGCCGGCCGCTCGCGGTCGTCGATGCGCTGTGGAGCGACGGCGTCGATGCGGGCCGCGACGTGCTGGCCGGCATCGCGGCCGCGTCGGTTGCATACGGCGTGCCGGTGGTCGGCGGGCATAGCAACGCGCGCAGCGCGCAGCCGCAACTGGCGGTCGCGATTCTCGGCCGCGCGCGCCGCCTGCTGTCGAGCTTCAACGCGCGGCCCGGCGACCGTCTGCTGATGGCCGTCGATCTGCGCGGCCGTTACGAGGAGCCGTTTCCGTTCTGGAACGCGTCGGTTGGCTCGCCCGCGGAGCGGTTGCGCGGCGACCTCGAACTGCTGCCCGAACTCGCGGAAAGCGGGCTGTGCGACGCGGCGAAGGACATCAGCATGGCCGGCGCGCTCGGCACCGCGCTGATGCTGCTCGAATGCTCGGAAGCGGGCGCGACGATCGATCTCGATGCGATCCCGCGTCCCGACGGCGTCGAGTCCGAGGCCGACTTCGAACGCTGGCTCACCGCGTTTCCGAGCTTCGGTTTTCTGCTGTCGGTGCGTAACGAACACGCGGACGCGGTGATCGAACGCTTCCACGCACGTTCGCTTGCGTGCGCGTCGATCGGCGTGGTCGATGCGTCGCGCGAGGTTCGGATCGAAGCACGCGGCGCATCCGCGCCGTTATGGAATTTTCGCGACGCGGCGTTCATCGTCGCGCCGCCTGTCGATACGCCGGCGAGCGCGCCCCACACACCCCGCGCGCACGCCGGCGCAAGCTAA
- a CDS encoding MSMEG_0568 family radical SAM protein produces MNANGNLSAASRQLMTELQSAGLRLVDPHAGAASRRGGAGPSDHKAVTVDGVTIMVPVHTSTAWNSPFVAAQPDASGASALLRGTIPIANISFPKAPRFYGMQTLDGVPYSHIATLHSADVLATTVLQTCIRYESRRKACKFCAIGQSLAAGRTIARKTPEQLAEVARAAVLLDGVKHMVLTTGTPPTPDRGAQILCESAFAIRAAVDLPIQAQCEPPDDDRWFERMKASGIDTLGMHLEVVTPEVRERIMPGKASVPLARYMEAFRAAVAVFGRGQVSTYILAGLGDTADAILAMSRELIDLGVYPFVVPFVPISGTPLEDHPAPTPEFMKSVLAPLGAMLSEAGLRSADIKAGCGKCGACSSLSSYEE; encoded by the coding sequence ATGAACGCGAACGGGAACCTGTCGGCCGCGAGCCGGCAATTGATGACTGAACTGCAGTCCGCCGGGCTGCGTCTCGTCGATCCGCATGCGGGCGCGGCGAGCCGGCGCGGCGGCGCGGGGCCGTCCGACCACAAGGCGGTCACGGTCGACGGCGTGACGATCATGGTGCCGGTGCACACGAGCACCGCGTGGAACTCGCCGTTCGTCGCCGCGCAGCCTGACGCGTCGGGGGCGAGCGCGCTGTTGCGCGGCACGATCCCGATCGCGAACATCAGCTTTCCGAAAGCGCCGCGTTTTTACGGCATGCAGACGCTCGACGGCGTGCCGTACTCGCACATCGCGACGCTGCACAGCGCGGACGTGCTCGCGACGACGGTGCTGCAAACCTGCATCCGCTACGAGAGCCGCCGCAAGGCGTGCAAGTTCTGCGCGATCGGCCAGTCGCTCGCGGCGGGCCGCACGATCGCCCGCAAGACCCCGGAGCAACTGGCCGAGGTCGCGCGCGCGGCGGTGCTGCTCGACGGCGTGAAGCACATGGTGCTGACGACCGGCACGCCGCCGACGCCGGACCGCGGCGCGCAGATCCTGTGCGAAAGCGCGTTCGCGATCCGCGCGGCGGTGGACCTGCCGATCCAGGCGCAATGCGAGCCGCCCGACGACGACCGCTGGTTCGAGCGGATGAAGGCGAGCGGCATCGACACGCTCGGCATGCACCTCGAAGTGGTCACGCCCGAGGTGCGCGAGCGGATCATGCCGGGCAAGGCGAGCGTGCCGCTCGCGCGCTACATGGAAGCGTTCCGCGCCGCCGTCGCGGTGTTCGGGCGCGGCCAGGTCAGCACGTACATCCTCGCGGGCCTCGGCGACACCGCCGACGCGATCCTCGCGATGTCGCGCGAACTGATCGACCTCGGCGTGTATCCGTTCGTCGTGCCGTTCGTGCCGATCAGCGGCACGCCGCTCGAAGACCATCCGGCGCCGACGCCCGAATTCATGAAGTCGGTGCTCGCGCCGCTCGGCGCGATGCTGTCCGAAGCGGGGCTGCGTTCGGCCGACATCAAGGCGGGCTGCGGCAAGTGCGGCGCGTGTTCGTCGCTGTCTTCGTACGAGGAGTGA
- a CDS encoding aminotransferase-like domain-containing protein, producing the protein MDMLLQHWIKRLAENRKPAYLTIPDLIEEDLASGRLRPRDKLPGLRDLALALDLNYTTVARGYAEARKRGLLDARAGSGTFVRGKTPTLPLAGGSVVEMSMNMPPEPPEFAQRLRDASARLFEAADPFRLLRYQDFGGTPEDRAAGRAWLSQRLPDCESDTVLVCPGIHSALVALVSQLARAGETICLDTLAYPGIKAIAAQLGVRLQALPRDDEGPLPHAFEALCRTDKPSAFYCNPTLQNPSTLTLSSRRREALADVALRYSVPIIEDDAYAMLPRDAPAPLASLAPELTWYVTGLSKSFGAGLRVAYLRAPTARQTQRVAGALRATTVMASPFTVLLATQWINDGTAHDMLDAIRAESNARQAIAAQELDHCRYDAHPDGFHIWLDVPKNGWSASELALQLRNQGIAAVAGAAFSTDGSPPNAIRVCLGGPQDRHDCRDMLRMLAETLEHPHHLHLPVM; encoded by the coding sequence ATGGACATGTTGTTGCAGCACTGGATCAAGCGGCTGGCGGAAAACCGCAAGCCCGCGTATCTGACGATTCCCGACCTGATCGAGGAAGACCTCGCGAGCGGACGGCTGCGGCCGCGCGACAAGCTGCCGGGACTACGCGACCTCGCGCTCGCGCTCGACCTCAACTACACGACGGTCGCGCGCGGTTACGCGGAGGCGCGCAAGCGCGGGCTGCTCGACGCGCGCGCGGGCAGCGGCACGTTCGTGCGCGGCAAGACGCCGACGCTGCCGCTCGCGGGCGGCAGCGTCGTCGAGATGTCGATGAACATGCCGCCCGAACCGCCGGAATTCGCCCAGCGGCTGCGCGACGCGTCCGCGCGCCTGTTCGAAGCCGCGGACCCGTTCCGGCTGCTGCGCTATCAGGACTTCGGCGGCACGCCGGAGGACCGCGCGGCCGGACGCGCCTGGCTCTCGCAGCGCCTGCCCGACTGCGAGAGCGACACGGTGCTGGTATGCCCCGGCATCCACAGCGCGCTCGTCGCGCTGGTGTCGCAACTCGCGCGCGCCGGCGAAACGATCTGCCTCGACACGCTCGCGTATCCGGGCATCAAGGCGATCGCCGCGCAACTCGGCGTGCGTTTGCAGGCGCTGCCGCGCGACGACGAAGGGCCGCTGCCGCACGCGTTCGAGGCGCTGTGCAGGACCGACAAGCCGAGCGCGTTCTACTGCAACCCGACCTTGCAGAACCCGAGCACGCTGACGCTGTCGAGCCGCCGCCGCGAAGCGCTCGCGGACGTCGCGCTGCGCTACAGCGTGCCGATCATCGAGGACGACGCGTATGCGATGCTGCCGCGCGACGCGCCCGCGCCGCTCGCGTCGCTCGCGCCGGAACTCACGTGGTACGTGACCGGGCTGTCGAAGAGCTTCGGCGCGGGGCTGCGCGTCGCGTATCTGCGCGCGCCGACCGCGCGGCAGACGCAGCGCGTCGCCGGCGCGCTGCGCGCGACCACGGTGATGGCGAGCCCGTTCACCGTGCTGCTCGCGACGCAATGGATCAACGACGGCACCGCGCACGACATGCTCGACGCGATCCGCGCGGAATCGAACGCGCGCCAGGCGATCGCCGCGCAGGAACTCGACCACTGCCGCTACGACGCGCATCCGGACGGCTTCCACATCTGGCTCGACGTGCCGAAGAACGGCTGGAGCGCATCGGAACTCGCGCTGCAACTGCGCAACCAGGGCATCGCGGCGGTCGCGGGCGCGGCGTTCTCGACCGACGGCAGCCCGCCGAACGCGATCCGCGTGTGCCTCGGCGGCCCGCAGGACCGGCACGACTGCCGCGACATGCTGCGGATGCTCGCGGAGACGCTCGAACATCCGCATCATCTGCACCTGCCGGTGATGTGA
- a CDS encoding MSMEG_0570 family nitrogen starvation response protein, with translation MPVLYFRIAWPDGSEANCYSPSTVVREHFTPGRRYPLDEFVALARTALGAASERVRERYGYACSSALDQLAQIEHDAARFRGQPDAHVTVIEFN, from the coding sequence ATGCCCGTCCTTTACTTTCGCATCGCCTGGCCCGACGGCAGCGAAGCCAACTGTTATTCGCCTTCGACCGTCGTGCGCGAGCACTTCACGCCGGGCCGCCGTTATCCGCTCGACGAGTTCGTCGCGCTCGCGCGCACCGCGCTCGGCGCGGCGTCCGAACGCGTGCGCGAACGCTACGGCTACGCGTGTTCGTCCGCGCTCGACCAGCTCGCGCAGATCGAGCACGACGCCGCGCGTTTTCGCGGCCAGCCGGACGCGCACGTGACCGTCATCGAATTCAACTGA
- a CDS encoding Nit6803 family nitrilase — MSEKRIVRAAAVQIAPDFEQPGGTLARVCDAIDEAAAKGAQLVVFPETFVPYYPYFSFVRPPVASGPEHMRLYEQAVVVPGPVTEAVAERARRHRTVVVLGVNERDHGSLYNTQLVFDVDGRLVLKRRKITPTFHERMIWGQGDAAGLKVAHTGIGRVGALACWEHYNPLARYALMTQHEEIHCSQFPGSLVGPIFAEQIEVTIRHHALESGCFVVNSTGWLTDPQIDSVTTDPKLQKALRGGCFTAIVSPEGQLLAEPLREGEGIVIADLDMSLITKRKRMMDSVGHYARPELLSLAINDRPAVTVAPMAGCDAAAAVYSTGGNVDEREREPVGREPAIDD; from the coding sequence ATGTCAGAAAAGCGTATCGTCCGCGCGGCCGCAGTTCAGATCGCGCCGGACTTCGAGCAGCCGGGCGGCACGCTCGCACGCGTCTGCGACGCGATCGACGAGGCCGCGGCCAAGGGCGCGCAGCTGGTCGTGTTCCCCGAGACGTTCGTGCCGTACTACCCGTACTTTTCGTTCGTCCGGCCGCCGGTCGCGTCCGGCCCGGAGCACATGCGGCTCTACGAACAGGCGGTCGTCGTGCCCGGCCCGGTGACCGAGGCGGTCGCCGAACGCGCGCGGCGGCATCGCACGGTGGTCGTGCTCGGCGTGAACGAGCGCGACCACGGCAGCCTGTACAACACGCAGCTCGTGTTCGACGTGGACGGCCGGCTCGTGCTGAAGCGCCGCAAGATCACGCCGACCTTCCATGAACGGATGATCTGGGGGCAGGGCGACGCGGCGGGGCTGAAGGTCGCGCATACCGGCATCGGGCGCGTCGGCGCGCTCGCGTGCTGGGAGCACTACAACCCGCTCGCGCGCTACGCGTTGATGACGCAGCACGAAGAGATCCATTGCAGCCAGTTTCCGGGCTCGCTCGTCGGGCCGATTTTCGCGGAACAGATCGAGGTGACGATCCGTCATCACGCGCTGGAGTCCGGCTGTTTCGTCGTGAACTCGACGGGCTGGCTGACCGACCCGCAGATCGACTCGGTGACCACCGATCCGAAGCTGCAGAAGGCGCTGCGCGGCGGCTGCTTCACCGCGATCGTGTCGCCGGAAGGGCAGCTTCTCGCGGAGCCGCTGCGCGAAGGCGAGGGGATCGTGATCGCCGATCTCGACATGTCGCTCATCACCAAGCGCAAGCGGATGATGGACTCGGTCGGCCACTACGCGCGGCCCGAGTTGCTGAGTCTCGCGATCAACGACCGGCCGGCCGTCACCGTCGCGCCGATGGCCGGTTGCGATGCGGCAGCCGCGGTTTATTCAACTGGAGGAAACGTCGATGAACGCGAACGGGAACCTGTCGGCCGCGAGCCGGCAATTGATGACTGA
- a CDS encoding MSMEG_0569 family flavin-dependent oxidoreductase, translated as MSNHPNPTTADSAAGRHYSVIVAGGGQAGLSVSYYLKQAGIDHLVVEKNTVTHTWREQRWDAFCLVTPNWQCALPGWPYRGDDPHGFMKKDEIIDYLDGFIAMVDAPVLEHTAVTRVKRGADGVYTVATTAGQFTADHVVVASGGYHTPIVPRLAERLPASIVQMQSSEYRSADTLPEGAVLVVGSGQSGAQIAEDLHLAGRKVVLAVGEAPRCARFYRGRDVVDWLADMGYYDMPVEQHPLREGVRDNTNHYVTGRDGGRDIDLRRFAAEGMELYGRLDDLRDGALQFAPNLIDNLKAADDTYNRINAGIDAYIEKNGLSAPPPSRYEPVWQPAGERTTLDVAASGIGSVIWCIGFRPDFSWIDAPVFNGRGYPEHARGVTPVEGLYFIGLPWLHTWGSGRFSGIARDADYVVARIRNALQARVAATETAGV; from the coding sequence ATGTCGAACCATCCGAACCCCACGACCGCGGACAGCGCCGCCGGCCGCCACTACAGCGTGATCGTCGCGGGCGGCGGACAGGCCGGGCTGTCGGTCAGCTATTACCTGAAGCAGGCCGGCATCGATCATCTGGTGGTCGAGAAGAACACCGTCACGCACACGTGGCGCGAGCAGCGCTGGGACGCGTTCTGCCTCGTCACGCCGAACTGGCAGTGCGCGCTGCCGGGCTGGCCGTATCGCGGCGACGATCCGCACGGCTTCATGAAGAAGGACGAGATCATCGACTACCTCGACGGCTTCATCGCGATGGTCGACGCGCCGGTGCTCGAACACACGGCGGTCACGCGCGTGAAGCGCGGCGCGGACGGCGTCTACACGGTCGCGACGACGGCCGGCCAGTTCACCGCCGATCACGTGGTGGTCGCGTCCGGCGGTTATCACACGCCGATCGTGCCGCGTCTGGCCGAACGGCTGCCCGCGTCGATCGTGCAGATGCAGTCGTCCGAATACCGCAGCGCCGACACGCTGCCCGAAGGCGCGGTGCTGGTGGTCGGCTCCGGCCAGTCCGGCGCGCAGATCGCGGAGGACCTGCATCTCGCGGGCCGCAAGGTCGTGCTCGCGGTCGGCGAGGCGCCGCGCTGCGCGCGTTTCTATCGCGGCCGCGACGTGGTGGACTGGCTCGCGGACATGGGCTACTACGACATGCCGGTCGAGCAGCATCCGCTGCGCGAAGGCGTGCGCGACAACACCAACCATTACGTAACGGGCCGCGACGGCGGCCGCGACATCGACCTGCGCCGCTTCGCGGCCGAGGGCATGGAACTGTACGGCCGGCTCGACGACCTGCGCGACGGCGCGCTGCAATTCGCGCCGAACCTGATCGACAACCTGAAGGCCGCCGACGACACGTACAACCGGATCAACGCGGGCATCGACGCGTACATCGAGAAAAACGGCCTCTCCGCGCCGCCGCCGTCGCGTTACGAGCCGGTGTGGCAGCCGGCCGGCGAACGCACGACGCTCGACGTCGCGGCGAGCGGCATCGGCTCGGTGATCTGGTGCATCGGCTTCCGGCCGGACTTCAGCTGGATCGACGCGCCGGTGTTCAACGGCCGCGGTTACCCGGAGCACGCGCGCGGCGTGACGCCGGTCGAAGGGCTGTACTTCATCGGCCTGCCGTGGCTGCATACGTGGGGCTCGGGCCGCTTCTCGGGCATCGCGCGCGACGCGGACTACGTGGTCGCGCGGATTCGCAACGCGTTGCAGGCGCGCGTCGCCGCGACCGAAACCGCGGGCGTCTGA
- a CDS encoding MSMEG_0572/Sll0783 family nitrogen starvation response protein yields MPAVDIPLHKKGDYLVDYEEKVFEDVKAEPGEKALVTFHTVAFEGSIGFVNMLQATRLQRKGFETSVLLYGPGVTLGLQRGFPTLGDEAFPGHLNFNKQLTKFMEEGGKVYACRFALQALYGHGEASLIEGIRPINPLDVLDIQLLHRKENALVIHTWTV; encoded by the coding sequence ATGCCTGCCGTCGATATCCCGCTGCACAAGAAGGGCGACTACCTCGTCGATTACGAAGAGAAGGTGTTCGAGGACGTAAAGGCCGAGCCCGGCGAGAAGGCGCTCGTCACGTTCCACACGGTTGCGTTCGAAGGCTCGATCGGCTTCGTGAACATGCTGCAGGCGACCCGTCTGCAACGTAAGGGATTCGAAACATCGGTGCTGCTGTACGGCCCCGGCGTCACGCTCGGCCTGCAACGCGGGTTCCCGACCCTCGGCGACGAGGCGTTCCCCGGCCACCTGAACTTCAACAAGCAACTGACGAAGTTCATGGAGGAAGGCGGCAAGGTGTACGCATGCCGTTTCGCGTTGCAGGCGCTGTACGGCCACGGCGAAGCGTCGCTGATCGAAGGCATCCGCCCGATCAATCCGCTCGACGTGCTCGACATCCAGCTGCTGCACCGCAAGGAGAACGCGCTGGTCATCCACACCTGGACCGTCTGA
- the cyoC gene encoding cytochrome o ubiquinol oxidase subunit III, translating into MTTLSTHQAHGHAPGHHDHDDGSKTTIGFWIYLMSDCLIFATLFATFGVLANATAGGPTGHGLFELPYVLGETLLLLASSFTFGMAMLSLHAHRRERVIGWLVVTFLFGAGFIAMEVFEFAKLIRDGAGPGTSAFLSAYFTLVGTHGLHVTCGLLWIAVMTHQVSRFGLTGVTRRRLSCLSLFWHFLDLVWICVFTFVYLREFV; encoded by the coding sequence ATGACTACCCTGTCCACGCATCAAGCGCACGGCCATGCGCCTGGCCACCACGACCACGACGATGGCTCGAAGACGACCATCGGGTTCTGGATCTACCTGATGAGCGACTGCCTGATCTTCGCGACGCTGTTCGCGACGTTCGGCGTGCTCGCGAACGCGACGGCCGGCGGCCCGACCGGCCACGGCCTGTTCGAGCTGCCGTACGTGCTCGGCGAAACGCTGCTGCTGCTCGCGAGCAGCTTCACGTTCGGGATGGCGATGCTGAGCCTGCACGCGCACCGGCGCGAGCGGGTGATCGGCTGGCTCGTCGTCACGTTCCTGTTCGGCGCGGGTTTCATCGCGATGGAGGTGTTCGAGTTCGCGAAGCTGATCCGCGACGGCGCGGGTCCCGGCACCAGCGCGTTCCTGTCCGCGTACTTCACGCTGGTCGGCACGCACGGGCTGCACGTCACATGCGGCCTGTTGTGGATCGCGGTGATGACGCACCAGGTGAGCCGCTTCGGGCTGACCGGCGTCACGCGCCGCCGGTTGTCGTGCCTGAGCCTCTTCTGGCACTTCCTGGATCTGGTCTGGATCTGCGTGTTTACGTTCGTTTATCTGCGCGAGTTCGTATGA
- the cyoB gene encoding cytochrome o ubiquinol oxidase subunit I, with product MFGKLTLDAVPWHEPIIMGTGAVVALLGLLLLGAITRAGKWGYLWREWITSVDHKRIGVMYIVLALVMLLRGFADAIMMRVQQAIASDGAAGYLPPHHYDQIFTAHGVIMIFFVATPLILGLMNVIVPLQIGARDVAYPFVNSLSFWLAVVGAVLVMMSMFVGDFAAVGWVAYPPLSELGYSPTTGVDYYIWSLQVSGLGTTLTGINFVVTILRMRAPGMNLMKMPVFVWTALITNILIVAVFPVLTGTLALLTMDRYLGMHFFTNELGGNAMMYINLIWVWGHPEVYILILPAFGAFSEIIATFSGKPLFGYKSMVYATSSIGILSFFVWLHHFFTMGSGANVNAFFGIMTTIISIPTGVKLFNWLFTMYRGRIRYHSATLWTIGFMVTFAVGGMTGVLLAVPGADFVLHNSLFLVAHFHNVIIGGVVFGMLAGISFWFPKVFGFTLNEFWGKVAFWCWLIGYWLAFTPLYILGFDGMTRRMNHYSVPAWHPWLVVALIGALFVGAGILSLLIQFAVSIRERDANRDLTGDPWNGRSLEWSTASPAPFYNFAQVPAITSMEQHWDNKEAGRAYVQPAQYEDIHMPRNTGAGFVIAAFCMLLSFSLVWHMWLFAAVGIVGAIVTFIVRSYDQDVDYYVPAAEVARIENARFAQLGEAA from the coding sequence ATGTTCGGAAAACTCACTCTCGACGCCGTACCGTGGCACGAGCCCATCATCATGGGCACCGGCGCGGTCGTGGCGCTCCTCGGCCTGCTGCTGCTCGGCGCGATCACGCGCGCGGGCAAATGGGGCTACCTGTGGCGCGAATGGATCACGTCGGTCGATCACAAGCGGATCGGCGTGATGTACATCGTGCTCGCGCTCGTGATGCTGCTGCGCGGTTTCGCGGACGCCATCATGATGCGCGTGCAGCAGGCGATCGCCAGCGACGGCGCGGCCGGCTACCTGCCGCCGCATCACTACGACCAGATCTTCACCGCGCACGGCGTGATCATGATCTTCTTCGTCGCGACGCCGCTGATCCTCGGCCTGATGAACGTGATCGTGCCGCTGCAGATCGGCGCGCGCGACGTCGCGTATCCGTTCGTGAACTCGCTGTCGTTCTGGCTGGCCGTGGTCGGCGCGGTGCTCGTGATGATGTCGATGTTCGTCGGCGACTTCGCGGCGGTCGGCTGGGTCGCGTATCCGCCGCTGTCCGAGCTGGGCTACAGTCCAACCACGGGCGTCGACTACTACATATGGTCGTTGCAGGTGTCGGGCCTCGGCACCACGCTCACCGGCATCAACTTCGTCGTGACGATCCTGCGCATGCGCGCGCCGGGCATGAACCTGATGAAGATGCCGGTGTTCGTGTGGACCGCGCTGATCACGAACATCCTGATCGTCGCGGTGTTCCCGGTGCTGACCGGCACGCTCGCGCTGCTGACGATGGACCGTTATCTCGGCATGCACTTCTTCACGAACGAGCTGGGCGGCAACGCGATGATGTACATCAACCTGATCTGGGTGTGGGGCCACCCCGAGGTGTACATCCTGATCCTGCCCGCGTTCGGCGCGTTCTCCGAGATCATCGCGACGTTCTCCGGCAAGCCGCTGTTCGGCTACAAGTCGATGGTGTACGCGACGTCGTCGATCGGCATCCTGTCGTTCTTCGTGTGGCTGCACCACTTCTTCACGATGGGCTCCGGCGCGAACGTGAACGCGTTCTTCGGGATCATGACGACGATCATCTCGATCCCGACCGGCGTGAAGCTGTTCAACTGGCTGTTCACGATGTACCGCGGCCGCATCCGCTACCACTCGGCGACGCTGTGGACGATCGGCTTCATGGTCACGTTCGCGGTCGGCGGGATGACCGGCGTGCTGCTCGCGGTGCCGGGCGCGGACTTCGTGCTGCACAACTCGCTGTTCCTCGTCGCGCACTTCCACAACGTCATCATCGGCGGCGTGGTGTTCGGCATGCTGGCCGGCATCAGCTTCTGGTTCCCGAAGGTGTTCGGCTTCACGCTGAACGAGTTCTGGGGCAAGGTCGCGTTCTGGTGCTGGCTGATCGGCTACTGGCTCGCGTTCACGCCGCTCTACATCCTCGGCTTCGACGGGATGACGCGCCGGATGAACCACTATTCGGTGCCGGCATGGCATCCGTGGCTGGTCGTCGCGCTGATCGGCGCGCTGTTCGTCGGCGCGGGCATTCTGTCGCTGCTGATCCAGTTCGCGGTGAGCATCCGCGAGCGCGACGCGAACCGCGACCTGACCGGCGACCCGTGGAACGGCCGCAGCCTCGAATGGTCGACCGCGTCGCCCGCGCCGTTCTACAACTTCGCGCAGGTGCCGGCCATCACGTCGATGGAGCAGCACTGGGACAACAAGGAAGCCGGCCGCGCGTACGTGCAGCCCGCGCAGTACGAGGACATCCACATGCCGCGCAACACCGGCGCGGGTTTCGTGATCGCGGCGTTCTGCATGCTGCTGAGCTTCTCGCTCGTGTGGCACATGTGGCTGTTCGCGGCGGTCGGGATCGTCGGCGCGATCGTCACGTTCATCGTGCGCAGCTACGACCAGGACGTCGACTATTACGTGCCGGCGGCGGAAGTCGCCCGGATCGAGAACGCGCGCTTCGCGCAACTGGGCGAGGCCGCCTGA
- a CDS encoding MSMEG_0567/Sll0786 family nitrogen starvation N-acetyltransferase gives MLAEAIIEDDVLPLAFAPAEYRVKWTTLPWEANEAHRLRRAVFCIEQGIFVGDDRDEIDDRAQQLVALSCIAGMPDQVVGTVRIHEEAPGVWYGSRLAVHAAFRNHGRIGATLIRLAVSSAHALGCETFLAHVQSQNVPLFRRLHWDVLAEETLHGRSHHLMQARLDRYPPCATPTSGFVAQPRSAS, from the coding sequence ATGCTGGCCGAGGCGATCATCGAAGACGACGTGCTGCCGCTCGCGTTCGCGCCCGCCGAGTACCGCGTGAAGTGGACCACGCTGCCGTGGGAAGCGAACGAGGCGCACCGGCTGCGCCGCGCGGTGTTCTGCATCGAGCAGGGGATCTTCGTCGGCGACGACCGCGACGAGATCGACGATCGCGCGCAGCAGCTGGTCGCGCTGTCGTGCATCGCCGGGATGCCGGACCAGGTGGTCGGCACCGTGCGCATCCACGAGGAAGCGCCGGGCGTCTGGTACGGCTCGCGCCTCGCGGTGCACGCGGCGTTCCGCAACCACGGGCGCATCGGCGCGACGCTGATCCGGCTCGCGGTCAGCAGCGCGCACGCGCTCGGCTGCGAGACCTTCCTCGCGCACGTGCAGAGCCAGAACGTGCCGCTGTTTCGCCGGCTGCACTGGGACGTGCTGGCGGAGGAAACGCTGCATGGCCGCTCGCATCATCTGATGCAGGCGCGGCTCGACCGTTATCCGCCGTGCGCGACGCCGACGAGCGGCTTCGTCGCGCAGCCGAGGAGCGCGTCGTGA